A region of Cucumis melo cultivar AY chromosome 2, USDA_Cmelo_AY_1.0, whole genome shotgun sequence DNA encodes the following proteins:
- the LOC127148201 gene encoding zinc finger BED domain-containing protein RICESLEEPER 2-like, with the protein MYVNPLEDNVEGEGDSESSLMVASFTQENCRKMLARMVILDEFSFKFVESEGFHQFYRALNPKFVIPARVTVAKDCFQIILNFCQVANHKGDTIGRAIEKCLEGWGIDRLFAITVDNASSNDATIAYLVKKFKGRNELVLDGEFIHIRCCAHILNLIVSDALKDLHVSIIRIRNVVKYVRSSPARLQIFKDFAKEDKMSTKNCPTMDVPTRWNSTLTMLDRAIKCQKTFERLEERDPSYLPKNDIPTTEDWDNAKVFVKFLKTFSEVTMKFSASMSVTSNIFFHELCLIQEIIREYSSYENALLSQMTLSMQTKFNKYWGITTSEKTNLLLYVSVVLDPRYKLAYVNYCFNEFLEEDCAKIWMNKVEEAFRRLCDDYYMRMSKEKYSQTQSCTPIEGFGFQSQSEIPSISSSGSYKARATVHDRFKQSNKTCLDDAKTEVARYLDETRIDCMSDEYLDLLTWWKVNSSRFKIISQVAKDIYSITISTVPSESAFSTGGRVHSFVLIIGFSLNL; encoded by the exons ATGTATGTAAATCCATTGGAAGATAATGTTGAAGGAGagggagattctgaaagtaGTTTGATGGTTGCATCATTCACTCaagaaaattgtagaaaaatgCTTGCTAGGATGGTTATCTTGGATGAATTTTcatttaagtttgtagaaagtGAAGGGTTTCACCAATTTTATCGGGCATTAAATCCAAAGTTTGTGATTCCAGCAAGAGTAACCGTTGCAAAagattgttttcaaat aattttgaacttttgtcaaGTAGCTAATCATAAAGGAGATACCATAGGTAGAGCCATTGAAAAGTGCTTAGAAGGTTGGGGTATTGATAGGCTCTTTGCTATAACGGTTGATAATGCGAGTTCAAATGATGCAACCATTGCGTACttggttaaaaagtttaaaggcAGAAATGAGTTGGTGTTGGATGGTGAATTTATTCACATTAGATGTTGTGCCcatattcttaatttaattgttagtgATGCCTTAAAAGATTTGCATGTGTCTATCATTCGAATCAGAAATGTTGTGAAGTATGTTAGGTCATCTCCTGCTAGATTGcaaatatttaaagattttgCTAAAGAAGATAAGATGTCAACAAAAAATTGTCCTACAATGGATGTTCCGACACGATGGAATTCTACTTTGACTATGTTGGATAGAGCAATTAAGTGTCAAAAGACTTTTGAAAGATTAGAGGAGCGTGACCCTAGTTATTTACCAAAGAATGATATTCCTACTACTGAAGATTGGGATAATGCAAAAGTGTTTGTAAAGTTCCTAAAGACTTTTTCAGAGGTAACAATGAAGTTTTCTGCATCTATGTCTGTgacttcaaacatattttttcatGAACTTTGTTTGATCCAAGAAATAATTCGTGAATACTCATCGTATGAGAATGCATTATTGAGTCAAATGACATTAAGCATGCAAACAAAATTCAACAAGTATTGGGGTATAACTACAAGTGAGAAGACCAATTTATTATTGTATGTTTCTGTAGTTCTTGACCCTAGGTACAAGCTAGCTTATgtgaattattgttttaatgaatttttggaGGAAGATTGTGCAAAAATATGGATGAATAAGGTTGAAGAAGCATTTCGTCGATTGTGTGATGATTATTATATGagaatgtcaaaagaaaaatattcacaaacaCAATCATGTACACCTATCGAAGGATTTGGCTTTCAAAGTCAAAGTGAAATACCTTCTATCTCATCTAGTGGATCTTATAAGGCACGTGCTACTGTTCATGATAGATTTAAACAAAGTAACAAAACATGTCTAGATGATGCTAAAACAGAGGTAGCTCGTTATTTGGATGAGACTCGTATAGATTGTATGAGCGATGAATATTTAGATTTGCTAACTTGGTGGAAGGTGAATTCCTCTCGATTTAAGATCATTAGCCAAGTAGCTAAGGACATCTACAGTATTACTATATCAACTGTGCCTTCTGAGTCCGCCTTTAGCACTGGAGGACGGGT GCACTCATTTGTGCTCATAATTGGATTCAGTCTAAACCTTTGA